A single genomic interval of Saccharothrix saharensis harbors:
- a CDS encoding HAD family hydrolase, which produces MTNTLVLDVDGTLVDTNYHHAVAWYRAFRRFDLTVPTWRLHRAIGMGGDKLVAAVAGEHVERQHGDDLRKAWEAAFEPMLAEIRPLEGAHRLVAAALEQDFAVVLASSGKRHHVDHYVKLIDASGITSTSSDDVEDSKPAPDLIEVALKRVDGGGRAVVIGDSVWDCAAAARAGLPVVCLRTGGFGEAELREAGASAVYEGLDELRADLTDLPMA; this is translated from the coding sequence ATGACCAACACGCTCGTCCTGGACGTCGACGGGACGCTGGTGGACACCAACTACCACCACGCGGTCGCCTGGTACCGCGCGTTCCGGCGCTTCGACCTCACCGTGCCGACCTGGCGCCTGCACCGCGCCATCGGGATGGGTGGCGACAAGCTCGTCGCCGCCGTCGCGGGCGAGCACGTGGAACGCCAGCACGGTGACGACCTGCGCAAGGCGTGGGAGGCGGCGTTCGAACCGATGCTGGCCGAGATCAGGCCGCTGGAGGGCGCGCACCGCCTCGTCGCCGCGGCGCTGGAGCAGGACTTCGCGGTCGTGCTGGCCAGCTCGGGCAAGCGCCACCACGTCGACCACTACGTGAAGCTGATCGACGCGTCCGGCATCACGTCGACCTCGTCGGACGACGTCGAGGACAGCAAACCCGCGCCGGACCTGATCGAGGTGGCGCTCAAGCGGGTCGACGGCGGCGGCCGGGCCGTCGTGATCGGCGACTCGGTGTGGGACTGCGCCGCCGCCGCGCGTGCCGGGTTGCCGGTCGTGTGCCTTCGCACGGGTGGTTTCGGCGAGGCCGAGTTGCGGGAGGCCGGGGCATCGGCAGTCTACGAAGGACTCGACGAGTTGCGGGCGGACCTCACCGACCTGCCGATGGCGTAG
- the gabT gene encoding 4-aminobutyrate--2-oxoglutarate transaminase produces the protein MARLRTEIPGPRSRELTGRREGAVAAGVGSVLPVFVDHAEPGLLVDVDGNRLIDLGSGIAVTGVGNPAPRVARAVHEQVDRFSHTCFMVTPYEGYVDVCERLAELTPGGHAKRSVLLNSGAEAVENAVKIARHATGRPGVVVLDHAYHGRTNLTLAMTAKDVPYKHGFGPFAPEVHRVPGSYPLHDGLTGEEAARRAVAAIDRPDEVACVVVEPIQGEGGFVVPAPGFLPALADWCRSHGVLLVADEVQTGFCRTGDWFACDREGVVPDLVAMAKGIAGGLPLAAVTGRADVVDAVHAGGLGGTYGGNPIACAAALAALDTMRELDLNAAARRIEATALPRLRALPDVAQARGRGAMLAVELASAEVAGRVAAACHAAGVVVLTCGTRGNVIRLLPPLVIPDELLAEGLDVLEGAIR, from the coding sequence ATGGCCCGACTGCGCACGGAGATCCCCGGACCCCGGTCACGCGAGCTGACCGGACGGCGCGAGGGCGCGGTCGCGGCGGGCGTCGGCTCGGTGCTGCCGGTGTTCGTCGACCACGCCGAGCCCGGTCTGCTGGTCGACGTCGACGGCAACCGGCTGATCGACCTGGGGTCGGGCATCGCGGTGACCGGCGTCGGCAACCCCGCGCCGCGCGTCGCCCGCGCCGTCCACGAGCAGGTCGACCGGTTCAGCCACACGTGTTTCATGGTCACGCCGTACGAGGGCTACGTGGACGTGTGCGAGCGGCTCGCCGAGCTGACCCCCGGCGGGCACGCCAAGCGCTCGGTCCTGCTCAACTCCGGCGCGGAAGCGGTGGAGAACGCGGTCAAGATCGCCCGGCACGCCACGGGGCGGCCCGGCGTCGTGGTGCTCGACCACGCCTACCACGGCCGCACGAACCTCACCCTGGCGATGACCGCCAAGGACGTGCCCTACAAGCACGGCTTCGGCCCGTTCGCGCCCGAGGTGCACCGCGTCCCCGGCTCCTACCCGCTGCACGACGGCCTGACCGGCGAGGAGGCGGCCCGCCGCGCCGTCGCCGCGATCGACCGACCGGACGAGGTCGCCTGCGTGGTGGTCGAGCCGATCCAGGGCGAGGGCGGTTTCGTCGTGCCCGCGCCGGGGTTCCTGCCCGCCCTCGCCGACTGGTGCCGGTCGCACGGCGTCCTGCTGGTCGCCGACGAGGTCCAGACCGGTTTCTGCCGCACGGGCGACTGGTTCGCGTGCGACCGCGAAGGCGTCGTGCCGGACCTGGTGGCGATGGCGAAGGGCATCGCGGGCGGCCTGCCGCTGGCCGCCGTGACCGGGCGCGCGGACGTGGTGGACGCCGTGCACGCGGGCGGGCTCGGCGGCACCTACGGTGGCAACCCGATCGCCTGCGCCGCCGCCCTGGCCGCCCTCGACACGATGCGCGAGCTGGACCTCAACGCCGCCGCCCGGCGCATCGAGGCGACCGCGCTGCCCCGCCTGCGCGCCCTGCCCGACGTGGCGCAGGCGCGCGGTCGCGGCGCGATGCTGGCCGTCGAACTGGCCTCCGCCGAGGTCGCGGGCCGGGTCGCGGCCGCCTGCCACGCGGCCGGGGTGGTCGTGCTGACCTGCGGTACCCGTGGGAACGTGATCCGCCTGCTGCCACCGCTCGTCATCCCGGACGAGCTGCTGGCCGAAGGCCTGGACGTGCTTGAAGGAGCCATTCGGTGA
- a CDS encoding serine/threonine-protein kinase, with amino-acid sequence MWDGDLTGEVVDDRYALGNLYGSGGMAEVYRAVDRRLDRKVAIKFFLGQASGEDRIRLDREARVLGELRCPGLVEVYGTGSFRGRPYFVMQPVEGGTLRRRMRGAMSPEVVAAIGAQIAGVLAHVHANDVVHRDVKPSNILLDTAGRRAYLADFGLALQGQVTRVTKSGILVGTAGYLAPEQVRGGDVLPAADVYALGLVLLECLTGRPEYPGGDTEAALSRLHREPRIPTNLPAPWTDVLTAMTASDPAKRPSAAECERLLTQAQRASAGLSPLAEVAAVRRVGVAEHEPEPKTGNRALLVGAAAAAAVLTVLGVLLLGDQSTPEHGDRAVRPTTSGVPEPVADEARNTGVAVVPGEEPSTVTVVQGASPEAPPAGNTGNTGGDTAVGTTPTSTTTAPTTTAARETEVRLPSHAPVVIVPDPGASKVTGPPTSKTRSGSSGKG; translated from the coding sequence ATGTGGGACGGTGACCTGACCGGGGAAGTCGTCGACGACCGGTATGCCCTGGGCAACCTGTACGGGTCGGGCGGCATGGCCGAGGTGTACCGGGCGGTCGACCGGCGGCTCGACCGCAAGGTCGCGATCAAGTTCTTCCTGGGCCAGGCCTCCGGCGAGGACCGGATCCGGCTCGACCGCGAGGCGCGGGTGCTGGGCGAGCTGCGGTGCCCCGGCCTGGTCGAGGTGTACGGCACCGGCAGCTTCCGCGGCCGGCCCTACTTCGTGATGCAGCCCGTCGAGGGCGGCACGCTGCGCCGCCGGATGCGCGGCGCGATGTCGCCCGAGGTGGTGGCCGCGATCGGGGCGCAGATCGCCGGCGTGCTGGCCCACGTGCACGCCAACGACGTGGTGCACCGGGACGTGAAGCCGTCCAACATCCTGCTCGACACGGCCGGGCGGCGCGCCTACCTGGCCGACTTCGGGCTGGCGCTGCAGGGCCAGGTCACCCGCGTGACCAAGTCCGGCATCCTGGTCGGCACGGCCGGCTACCTCGCGCCCGAGCAGGTGCGCGGCGGCGACGTGCTGCCGGCCGCCGACGTCTACGCGCTGGGCCTGGTGCTGCTGGAGTGCCTGACCGGACGGCCCGAGTACCCGGGCGGCGACACGGAGGCGGCGCTGTCCCGGCTGCACCGGGAGCCGCGGATCCCGACCAACCTGCCCGCCCCGTGGACCGACGTGCTGACCGCGATGACCGCGTCCGACCCGGCCAAGCGACCGTCGGCGGCGGAGTGCGAGCGGCTGCTGACGCAGGCGCAGCGGGCGAGCGCGGGCCTGTCGCCGCTGGCCGAGGTGGCGGCGGTGCGGCGGGTCGGGGTCGCGGAGCACGAGCCGGAGCCGAAGACCGGCAACCGGGCGCTGCTGGTGGGCGCCGCGGCCGCGGCGGCGGTGCTGACCGTGCTCGGCGTGCTGCTGCTGGGCGACCAGAGCACGCCGGAACACGGCGACCGCGCCGTTCGGCCGACGACCAGCGGCGTGCCGGAGCCGGTCGCCGACGAGGCGCGCAACACCGGGGTGGCGGTCGTGCCGGGGGAGGAGCCGTCGACGGTGACCGTGGTGCAGGGCGCGTCGCCGGAGGCGCCACCGGCCGGGAACACCGGGAACACCGGCGGCGACACGGCGGTCGGAACCACCCCCACCTCCACCACGACCGCGCCGACGACCACCGCGGCCCGGGAAACCGAGGTCCGCCTGCCGTCGCACGCGCCGGTCGTGATCGTCCCCGACCCGGGGGCGTCCAAGGTGACCGGCCCGCCGACGTCGAAGACCCGCAGCGGCTCAAGCGGCAAGGGCTGA
- a CDS encoding lytic polysaccharide monooxygenase auxiliary activity family 9 protein: protein MSLRRRIAAVAAGVLAAPLVTVALPSAPAFAHGYVSSPASRQAQCARGLVPCGDIKYEPQSVEGPKGLRSCNGGVARFAELNDNSKGWKVASTGQTVTFNWTFTARHRTANYEYYVGGRRVGYFDGGMQQPPATVSHTVNLGATGRQTVLAIWNIGDTSNAFYACIDVNAS, encoded by the coding sequence ATGTCACTCCGCCGAAGGATCGCCGCGGTGGCGGCAGGCGTGCTCGCCGCGCCGCTCGTGACGGTCGCCCTGCCCTCGGCGCCCGCGTTCGCGCACGGGTACGTCTCGTCGCCCGCCAGCAGGCAGGCGCAGTGCGCCCGCGGCCTGGTGCCGTGCGGCGACATCAAGTACGAGCCGCAGAGCGTCGAAGGCCCCAAAGGCCTCCGGAGCTGCAACGGCGGCGTCGCCCGGTTCGCCGAGCTGAACGACAACTCCAAGGGCTGGAAGGTCGCGAGCACCGGCCAGACCGTCACGTTCAACTGGACCTTCACCGCTCGGCACCGCACCGCCAACTACGAGTACTACGTGGGCGGCAGGCGGGTCGGCTACTTCGACGGCGGCATGCAGCAACCCCCGGCCACCGTGTCGCACACGGTGAACCTGGGTGCGACGGGCCGCCAGACCGTGCTCGCCATCTGGAACATCGGTGACACCTCCAACGCGTTCTACGCCTGCATCGACGTGAACGCGAGCTGA
- a CDS encoding NACHT domain-containing protein, whose translation MRNSFDGTAWFVLQARDVHGDVHVHLPAAAGPVDLAAAELAGLVLAQWRDESAARDLFDPAPLPVRWRAGRADADHPENVGAAVPEGDDLVRLAEAFRALPRGRLVVLGEPGSGKTTFAMLLAQQLLVGLRADQSVPVLLSVASWDPVRERPAEWLLRRITEEYPGLHVTHGRAAVERLVRDRRVLPVLDGLDELPAPVRGRALAAIHQGFGEVIVTCRAAEYSAAVAGGGVLRSAAVLRAAPLTASAVVAHLRTAVTPDRLPAWRPVVAELESRPDGDLAAALSTPLAVWLARRVYRSPAADPAELLGLPHRAAVEAHLLDGLVPAAFDDDRGRWEVDRATRYLRFLADHLTAHREQDIAWWRLGRARPARVALLALASLVGGVVVAAIVLADLNFTDPERLGWIATALGFPIGAVVWSFVELTSGPLTADGRAPTGRSGGLAWRRRVRALVGEARHRPRRAALTAAGLVGGTAFIGLPLASVGDGFGWFLLPLALLLGLGKSVLMSPVDADRAVDPDELLRGDRKAVHAALLFVAPQVGTLMYLPTLHAGKPVAVQLLLGAVFMVGSWAGCGAVALLVSASGRWAVARVGLALTGRLPWAAMAFLRDAHRAGVLRRVGGVYQFRHVRLRDRLATVAPAPERALTTVPVRGSEVLFRQANAVSPTWAVLTVAGTAATAAFLALSTMPRLFVPVWVAPLIFVAGVAAVHWHARGVPWRPNRLRVEPDRLVVSWHGRSREFTAREVGRLEVRRVAEDAYGLRVRTRARIRPAGDDGWLLIWPLGTTSDQHPDLERALARFARSAGLRVMRSG comes from the coding sequence ATGCGCAACAGCTTCGACGGCACGGCCTGGTTCGTGTTGCAGGCCCGGGACGTGCACGGCGACGTGCACGTCCACCTGCCGGCCGCGGCCGGGCCGGTCGACCTCGCGGCGGCGGAGCTGGCCGGGTTGGTGCTGGCGCAGTGGCGCGACGAGTCGGCCGCGCGCGACCTGTTCGACCCCGCGCCGCTCCCCGTGCGGTGGCGGGCGGGCCGCGCGGACGCCGACCACCCGGAGAACGTCGGCGCCGCCGTCCCCGAGGGCGACGACCTGGTCCGGCTGGCCGAGGCGTTCCGCGCGCTGCCCCGCGGCCGGCTGGTGGTGCTGGGCGAGCCGGGTTCGGGCAAGACCACGTTCGCCATGCTGCTGGCGCAGCAGCTCCTGGTGGGGTTGCGCGCGGACCAGTCGGTGCCGGTGCTGCTGTCGGTCGCGTCGTGGGACCCGGTCCGCGAGCGGCCCGCCGAGTGGCTGCTGCGCCGGATCACCGAGGAGTACCCCGGCCTGCACGTCACGCACGGCCGGGCCGCGGTCGAACGGCTGGTGCGCGACCGGCGCGTGCTGCCGGTGCTGGACGGGTTGGACGAACTGCCCGCTCCGGTGCGCGGCCGGGCGCTGGCGGCGATCCACCAGGGCTTCGGCGAGGTGATCGTCACCTGCCGGGCCGCGGAGTACTCGGCGGCCGTCGCGGGCGGCGGTGTGCTGCGGTCGGCGGCGGTGCTGCGTGCCGCCCCGCTCACCGCGTCCGCCGTGGTCGCGCACCTGCGCACGGCCGTCACACCGGACCGGTTGCCGGCGTGGCGGCCGGTGGTGGCCGAGCTGGAGAGCCGGCCGGACGGCGACCTGGCCGCCGCGCTGTCCACGCCGCTGGCCGTGTGGCTGGCCCGCCGCGTCTACCGCTCCCCCGCCGCCGACCCCGCCGAACTGCTCGGCCTGCCCCACCGCGCCGCCGTCGAGGCGCACCTGCTGGACGGGCTGGTCCCGGCCGCGTTCGACGACGACCGCGGCCGGTGGGAGGTCGACCGGGCCACCCGCTACCTGCGGTTCCTGGCCGACCACCTGACCGCTCACCGCGAGCAGGACATCGCCTGGTGGCGGCTGGGCCGGGCGCGTCCGGCGCGGGTCGCGCTCCTCGCCCTGGCCTCGCTGGTCGGCGGGGTGGTGGTCGCGGCGATCGTGCTCGCGGACCTCAACTTCACCGACCCGGAGCGGCTGGGCTGGATCGCGACCGCCCTCGGCTTCCCGATCGGCGCGGTCGTGTGGTCGTTCGTGGAGCTCACCTCGGGCCCGCTGACCGCCGACGGCCGGGCGCCCACCGGCAGGTCGGGCGGCCTGGCGTGGCGCAGGCGCGTCCGGGCGCTGGTCGGGGAGGCGCGGCACCGGCCGCGGCGGGCGGCGCTCACCGCGGCCGGCCTGGTCGGCGGCACGGCGTTCATCGGCCTGCCGCTGGCCTCCGTCGGCGACGGCTTCGGCTGGTTCCTCCTGCCGCTGGCCCTGCTGCTCGGCCTGGGCAAGTCGGTGCTGATGTCACCGGTCGACGCGGACCGCGCCGTCGACCCGGACGAGCTGCTGCGCGGTGACCGCAAGGCGGTGCACGCGGCACTGCTGTTCGTCGCGCCGCAGGTCGGCACGCTGATGTACCTGCCCACGCTGCACGCGGGCAAGCCGGTGGCGGTGCAACTGCTGCTGGGCGCGGTGTTCATGGTGGGCTCGTGGGCCGGGTGCGGCGCGGTGGCGCTGCTGGTCAGCGCGTCCGGCCGGTGGGCGGTGGCCCGGGTCGGCCTGGCGCTGACCGGCCGCCTGCCGTGGGCGGCGATGGCGTTCTTGCGCGACGCCCACCGGGCGGGTGTGCTGCGCCGGGTCGGCGGCGTCTACCAGTTCCGGCACGTGCGGCTGCGCGACCGGCTGGCCACGGTGGCGCCCGCGCCGGAACGCGCGCTGACCACCGTGCCGGTCCGGGGCAGCGAGGTGCTGTTCCGGCAGGCGAACGCGGTGTCGCCGACGTGGGCGGTGCTGACGGTCGCCGGCACGGCGGCGACGGCGGCGTTCCTGGCGCTGAGCACGATGCCCCGGTTGTTCGTCCCGGTGTGGGTGGCGCCGTTGATCTTCGTCGCGGGCGTCGCGGCGGTGCACTGGCACGCGCGCGGCGTGCCGTGGCGGCCCAACCGGCTGCGCGTGGAGCCGGACCGGCTGGTCGTCTCGTGGCACGGTCGGTCGCGCGAGTTCACCGCCCGCGAGGTGGGCCGGCTGGAGGTCCGGCGCGTCGCGGAGGACGCCTACGGCCTGCGCGTGCGCACCAGGGCGAGGATCCGGCCCGCCGGCGACGACGGCTGGCTGCTGATCTGGCCGCTCGGCACGACCTCCGACCAGCACCCGGACCTGGAACGGGCGCTGGCCCGGTTCGCGCGCTCGGCCGGTTTGCGGGTGATGAGGTCTGGCTAA
- a CDS encoding SDR family NAD(P)-dependent oxidoreductase — protein MNFDGKVALVTGGSRGIGAAIAVRLAELGADVAITYRNEPGDVVDRVKALGRRVVAVRADSGDAEAVVAAVEEAVAVLGRLDVLVNNAGEFIVGPVEELGVAEFDRTFDVNVRAAFVAVKAALPHLGPGGRVIAIGSNVSERAVFPGFSLYAASKAALGGMTKALARELGPRGITVNLVHPGATDTASNPADGAGADVVRGFTAVGRYAEPAEIAAAVAFLASEEAGYVTGAQLHADGGFTA, from the coding sequence AGCAGGGGTATCGGTGCGGCTATCGCGGTGCGGTTGGCGGAGTTGGGCGCGGACGTCGCGATCACGTACCGGAACGAGCCCGGTGACGTGGTGGACCGGGTGAAGGCGCTCGGGCGGCGGGTGGTGGCGGTTCGGGCGGACAGCGGTGACGCGGAGGCGGTGGTGGCGGCGGTCGAGGAGGCCGTGGCCGTGCTGGGGCGGTTGGACGTGCTGGTGAACAACGCGGGCGAGTTCATCGTCGGGCCCGTGGAGGAGTTGGGGGTGGCGGAGTTCGACCGGACGTTCGACGTGAACGTGCGGGCGGCGTTCGTGGCGGTGAAGGCGGCGTTGCCGCACCTCGGTCCGGGCGGTCGGGTGATCGCCATCGGCAGCAACGTGTCCGAGCGGGCCGTGTTCCCCGGGTTCTCGCTGTACGCGGCGTCGAAGGCGGCCTTGGGCGGGATGACGAAGGCGTTGGCGCGCGAGTTGGGGCCGCGCGGGATCACGGTGAACCTGGTGCACCCCGGTGCGACGGACACCGCCTCGAACCCGGCGGACGGCGCGGGGGCGGACGTGGTGCGCGGCTTCACGGCCGTGGGGCGTTACGCGGAACCGGCGGAGATCGCGGCGGCGGTGGCGTTCCTGGCGTCCGAGGAGGCCGGGTACGTGACGGGCGCGCAACTCCACGCCGACGGCGGCTTCACCGCCTGA
- a CDS encoding aldehyde dehydrogenase family protein: MTTPHWVAGEPATSEDLVEIRTPHDGALAGVTSNATAEGVERAVAAAHAVADDFAALPAHARAAALDHVSRRLAARADEVAALITAESGKPVKWSRIEVARAVSTFRWAAEEARRFSGELQRLDTDPAADGRLALVRRAPRGPVLGIAPFNFPLNLVAHKVAPALAVGAPIVVKPAPATPLVALLLGELLAETDLPAGSWSVLPVPNEVAGALAEDPRLPVVSFTGSGPVGYSILDRVPRKHVVLELGGNAAAVVCPDWTDLDRAAQRIATFSMYQGGQSCISVQRVYAHEDVYPALADAVVSHVRKLGTGDPTDPATDVGPLINEAAARRVEAWVDEAVAAGARVLTGGRRSGAAYEPTVLADVPPGCKVVDEEVFGPVVVLDRVPSVDEAFDRVNASRFGLQAGLFTHDVRVAFRAARRLAVGGVIVGDVPSFRADQMPYGGVKESGTGREGVRAAMEDLTEARVLVLTGLEL, encoded by the coding sequence GTGACGACGCCGCACTGGGTCGCGGGCGAGCCCGCGACGAGCGAGGACCTGGTCGAGATCCGCACACCCCACGACGGCGCGCTCGCGGGCGTGACGTCGAACGCGACCGCCGAGGGCGTGGAGCGGGCCGTCGCCGCCGCGCACGCCGTGGCGGACGACTTCGCCGCCCTGCCCGCGCACGCGCGGGCCGCCGCGCTGGACCACGTGTCCCGCCGGCTCGCCGCACGCGCGGACGAGGTGGCCGCGCTGATCACCGCCGAGTCCGGCAAGCCGGTGAAGTGGTCGCGGATCGAGGTCGCCCGCGCGGTGTCGACGTTCCGCTGGGCCGCCGAGGAGGCGCGCCGGTTCTCCGGCGAGCTGCAGCGGCTGGACACCGACCCGGCGGCGGACGGCAGGCTGGCGCTGGTGCGACGGGCGCCGCGCGGTCCCGTGCTCGGCATCGCGCCGTTCAACTTCCCGCTGAACCTGGTGGCGCACAAGGTCGCGCCCGCGTTGGCGGTGGGCGCGCCGATCGTGGTCAAGCCCGCGCCGGCGACGCCGCTGGTCGCGCTGCTGCTGGGCGAGCTGCTGGCGGAGACCGACCTGCCCGCCGGGTCGTGGTCGGTGCTGCCGGTGCCCAACGAGGTGGCGGGCGCGCTCGCCGAGGACCCCCGGCTGCCGGTGGTGTCGTTCACCGGTTCCGGCCCGGTGGGCTACTCGATCCTGGACCGCGTGCCGCGCAAGCACGTCGTGCTGGAGCTGGGCGGCAACGCGGCGGCGGTCGTCTGTCCGGATTGGACGGACCTGGACCGGGCGGCGCAACGGATCGCCACGTTCTCGATGTACCAGGGCGGGCAGTCGTGCATCTCCGTGCAACGCGTGTACGCGCACGAGGACGTGTACCCGGCGCTGGCCGACGCGGTGGTGTCGCACGTGCGCAAGCTCGGCACGGGCGACCCGACCGACCCGGCCACCGACGTCGGCCCGCTGATCAACGAGGCGGCCGCCCGGCGGGTCGAGGCGTGGGTCGACGAGGCCGTGGCGGCGGGCGCGCGGGTGCTGACCGGCGGCCGGCGCTCGGGCGCGGCCTACGAGCCGACGGTGCTGGCCGACGTGCCGCCGGGGTGCAAGGTGGTGGACGAGGAGGTGTTCGGCCCCGTCGTGGTGCTGGACCGCGTGCCGTCGGTGGACGAGGCGTTCGACCGGGTGAACGCCTCGCGGTTCGGGTTGCAGGCGGGCCTGTTCACGCACGACGTCCGGGTGGCGTTCCGGGCGGCCAGGCGACTGGCCGTGGGCGGGGTGATCGTGGGCGACGTGCCGAGCTTCCGGGCCGACCAGATGCCGTACGGCGGGGTCAAGGAGTCGGGCACGGGCCGTGAGGGGGTGCGGGCGGCGATGGAGGACCTGACCGAAGCTCGGGTTCTGGTGCTGACCGGGTTGGAGTTGTAG
- a CDS encoding PucR family transcriptional regulator: MALTVGRLAREVGLPVLVDAGLDRVVAWVHSTELADPTPFLEGGELLLTTGIALGPHGGYVRRLVAAGAVGLGFGTGLSHDRVPPDLVEVARDVGLALLEVPRATPFIAITKAVSRAVAADEYAALARAGAAQRSLTRAAVGDGPPGVVRRLARLLDGAAALLDPHGTPVHVVGSLPDLAGHVRRLASSGGPAGAAWQDGERHVAMQVLGRRGFLAVAAGGPLDAGVVNAAASLLTVALARSDEVDAVRRELREARMRLALAGVPVAGVPEGPFRVFVLREPAEPDGFWAEVDGRVVVLARAVDVPAHASSPVDAGSVARGYREALRAREAGVATFEEVAGAGLLAPDAARFAAALLAPLDDVLRETLRVWLACHGQADPAATRLGVHRHTVRNRLQRVERLLGRSLEPAGVRAELWLALHA, encoded by the coding sequence ATGGCGTTGACGGTCGGGCGGTTGGCCCGGGAGGTCGGGCTCCCGGTCCTGGTGGACGCGGGGCTGGACCGGGTGGTGGCGTGGGTGCACAGCACCGAGCTGGCCGACCCCACGCCGTTCCTGGAGGGCGGCGAGCTGCTGCTGACCACCGGCATCGCGCTCGGGCCGCACGGCGGGTACGTGCGGCGGCTGGTGGCGGCGGGCGCGGTGGGCCTCGGGTTCGGCACCGGGTTGAGCCACGACCGCGTGCCCCCCGACCTGGTCGAGGTCGCGCGGGACGTCGGGTTGGCGTTGCTGGAGGTGCCGCGGGCCACGCCGTTCATCGCGATCACCAAAGCCGTGTCGCGGGCCGTCGCGGCGGACGAGTACGCGGCGCTCGCGCGGGCGGGCGCGGCGCAGCGCTCCCTGACCCGGGCCGCGGTCGGGGACGGCCCGCCGGGCGTGGTCCGGCGGTTGGCCCGGCTCCTCGACGGCGCGGCGGCGTTGCTCGACCCGCACGGCACGCCGGTGCACGTGGTGGGCTCGCTGCCCGACCTCGCCGGGCACGTGCGGCGGCTCGCGTCGTCCGGCGGGCCGGCCGGCGCGGCGTGGCAGGACGGGGAGCGGCACGTGGCCATGCAGGTGCTCGGGCGGCGCGGGTTCCTCGCCGTCGCGGCGGGCGGGCCGCTGGACGCGGGCGTGGTCAACGCCGCCGCGTCGCTGCTGACCGTGGCGCTGGCCAGGTCGGACGAGGTCGACGCGGTGCGGCGGGAGCTGCGGGAGGCGCGGATGCGGCTGGCGCTGGCGGGCGTGCCGGTGGCGGGGGTGCCCGAGGGGCCGTTCCGGGTGTTCGTGCTGCGCGAGCCCGCCGAACCGGACGGGTTCTGGGCGGAGGTGGACGGGCGGGTGGTCGTGCTGGCCCGCGCGGTGGACGTGCCCGCGCACGCGTCCAGCCCCGTGGACGCGGGCAGCGTCGCCCGCGGTTACCGCGAGGCGCTGCGGGCGCGGGAGGCGGGCGTGGCGACGTTCGAGGAGGTCGCCGGGGCCGGTCTGCTGGCCCCGGACGCGGCGCGGTTCGCCGCCGCCCTGCTCGCGCCGCTGGACGACGTGCTGCGCGAGACGCTGCGGGTGTGGCTGGCGTGCCACGGGCAGGCCGACCCCGCCGCGACCCGGCTGGGCGTGCACCGGCACACCGTGCGCAACCGGCTCCAGCGGGTGGAGCGGCTGCTGGGGCGGTCACTGGAACCCGCGGGTGTGCGCGCGGAGCTCTGGCTCGCGCTGCACGCCTGA
- a CDS encoding LLM class F420-dependent oxidoreductase: MRIGYTLMTEQAGPRELVEHAGLAEQAGFDFEVMSDHYSPWLDEQGHAPYAWSVLGAVTQATERVELMTYVTCPTVRYHPAVVAQKAATVQLLSGNRFTLGIGAGENLNEHVVGRGWPPVNVRHELLREAVEIISQLFDGGYVNYSGQHFRVDSAKLWDLPEQRVPIAVAVSGGQSVRTFAPLADAMVATEPDAALSQEWDVFQGGRSRKIGQLPICWDPDRDAAVERAHEQFRWFAGGWKVNSELPGTAGFAGATQFVRPEDVAAQIPCGPDVGPVVEAVAKFREAGFTDLALVQIGGDHQREFLDFAKGELLPALR, translated from the coding sequence GTGCGGATCGGGTACACCCTCATGACCGAGCAGGCCGGGCCGCGCGAGCTGGTCGAGCACGCGGGGCTGGCCGAGCAGGCCGGGTTCGACTTCGAGGTGATGAGCGACCACTACTCGCCGTGGCTGGACGAGCAGGGGCACGCGCCGTACGCGTGGAGCGTGCTGGGCGCGGTCACGCAGGCCACCGAACGGGTCGAGCTGATGACCTACGTGACCTGCCCGACCGTGCGCTACCACCCGGCCGTGGTGGCGCAGAAGGCGGCGACCGTGCAGCTGCTGTCGGGCAACCGGTTCACGCTGGGCATCGGGGCCGGGGAGAACCTGAACGAGCACGTGGTCGGCCGGGGCTGGCCGCCGGTGAACGTGCGGCACGAGCTGCTGCGCGAAGCCGTGGAGATCATCTCGCAGCTGTTCGACGGCGGGTACGTCAACTACTCCGGCCAGCACTTCCGGGTCGACTCGGCGAAGCTGTGGGACCTGCCCGAGCAGCGCGTGCCGATCGCCGTCGCGGTGTCGGGCGGGCAGTCGGTGCGCACGTTCGCGCCCCTGGCCGACGCGATGGTGGCGACCGAGCCGGACGCGGCGCTGAGCCAGGAGTGGGACGTCTTCCAGGGCGGGCGGTCGCGCAAGATCGGCCAGTTGCCGATCTGCTGGGACCCGGACCGCGACGCGGCCGTCGAACGCGCCCACGAGCAGTTCCGCTGGTTCGCGGGCGGGTGGAAGGTCAACTCGGAGCTGCCCGGCACGGCCGGGTTCGCGGGCGCGACGCAGTTCGTGCGACCGGAGGACGTGGCCGCGCAGATCCCGTGCGGCCCGGACGTCGGCCCGGTGGTGGAGGCGGTGGCGAAGTTCCGCGAGGCGGGCTTCACCGACTTGGCGCTGGTGCAGATCGGCGGCGACCACCAGCGGGAGTTCCTGGACTTCGCCAAGGGCGAGCTGCTCCCCGCCCTGCGCTGA